One Hevea brasiliensis isolate MT/VB/25A 57/8 unplaced genomic scaffold, ASM3005281v1 Scaf245, whole genome shotgun sequence genomic region harbors:
- the LOC110655267 gene encoding probable protein phosphatase 2C 45 isoform X6, translating into MYQEMYRMIFCAKACVNRLPKSRPSMRRILLALEGNLPLENLCDEKDNKLRSSTIYKANPEEISPAATAGSNLFRLFNWMRKANRQPRGVKKEERAIPRQATGDGTEEETKNVIMPRQLPNQQWTTATNYDFSNNNIGSSLVHIPQMVYADVALVSGAGISHNRKFCYGYATSPGKGSSMEDFYETRIDSVDGEIVGLFGVFDGHGGARAAEYVKQNLFSNLIRHPKFISDTKSAIADAYNHTDSEFLKSENNQNSESGSTASTAILIGDRLLVANVGDSRAVTCRGGNAIAASRDHKPDRSDERQRIEDAGGFVTWAGTWKVGGVLAVSRAFGDRLLKQYVVADPEIQDEKIDSSLEFLILASYGLWDVVTNEEAVVMTKPIEDPELAAKSLLQEAYQRGSAYNITCIVVRFLANQGTPTTHDSRMI; encoded by the exons ATGTATCAAGAAATGTATCGAATGATTTTCTGTGCCAAAGCTTGTGTAAATAGACTTCCAAAGTCTCGTCCATCTATGAGAAGG ATACTTCTTGCTCTCGAAGGAAATTTGCCTCTAGAGAATTTATGCGATGAGAAGGACAACAAACTGCGATCGAGTACTATATATAAAG CAAACCCGGAAGAAATCTCGCCGGCAGCCACGGCTGGCTCTAACTTGTTCCGGTTGTTTAATTGGATGAGAAAAGCTAATCGCCAACCCAGAGGAG TAAAAAAAGAGGAAAGAGCTATTCCGAGGCAAGCAACTGGTGACGGCACAGAGGAAG AAACTAAAAATGTCATTATGCCAAGGCAACTTCCCAATCAACAATGGACAACCGCAACTAATTATGATTTCTCCAACAACAACATTGGGAGCTCTCTAGTTCACATTCCGCAAATGGTTTATGCTGATGTTGCGCTTGTGAGCGGTGCTGGTATCAGTCATAATAGAAAATTCTGCTATGGATATGCAACCTCTCCAGGGAAAGGCTCTTCCATGGAAGATTTTTATGAGACAAGAATTGACAGTGTTGACGGAGAGATAGTTGGCCTATTTGGAGTTTTTGATGGTCATGGAGGCGCACGTGCCGCTGAATATGTGAAACAAAACCTTTTCAGTAATCTGATCAGGCATCCAAAGTTCATTTCTGATACAAAATCAGCTATAGCTGATGCATACAATCATACAGACTCAGAATTTCtgaaatcagaaaataatcagaACAGCGAATCTGGATCAACTGCTTCCACAGCCATTCTTATTGGTGACCGTTTGCTTGTTGCTAATGTTGGAGATTCTAGAGCTGTCACATGCCGAGGCGGCAATGCTATTGCTGCTTCTCGAGATCACAAGCCGGACCGAAGTGATGAACGGCAACGAATTGAGGATGCTGGAGGGTTTGTGACGTGGGCAGGGACCTGGAAAGTTGGTGGAGTTCTTGCTGTCTCTCGTGCATTCGGTGATAGGCTCTTGAAGCAGTATGTTGTTGCTGATCCAGAAATTCAGGATGAAAAGATTGACAGCTCACTTGAGTTTCTCATCCTTGCAAGTTATGGATTATGGGATGTTGTCACCAATGAGGAAGCTGTTGTAATGACCAAGCCAATCGAGGACCCAGAGCTGGCAGCAAAGAGTTTGTTGCAGGAGGCATACCAGAGAGGCAGTGCATACAATATTACCTGTATTGTTGTCCGCTTCCTGGCCAATCAAGGTACTCCTACTACTCATGATTCGCGGATGATCTAA